Proteins co-encoded in one Cricetulus griseus strain 17A/GY chromosome 10, alternate assembly CriGri-PICRH-1.0, whole genome shotgun sequence genomic window:
- the LOC113837448 gene encoding translation initiation factor IF-2-like isoform X2 → MGAASGTPSPGCNGSRRRGVRRGAAFARRLGPSGDLGAPSPAAASTARSPPLPPPSARPSEPRRPGAPPAGLGSAFPLLGASCEPNIALPSHVDRSGLGGGRTGLRDAGGGGAGTGSPPRERGSAGTAREAREELPGGLKLAGSTPGTRRWACAERTWLAVPRRSLVGCAVERGGDPPCRATSSSKGVGLEKQTTACDPGSFGLGSGQPNRMSCLPTMSERTGI, encoded by the exons ATGGGAGCGGCCTCTGGAACACCTTCCCCCGGGTGTAACGGGAGTCGGAGGCGGGGCGTCCGGAGAGGGGCCGCCTTCGCCCGCCGGCTGGGACCAAGCGGCGACTTGGGCGCGCCCAGCCCCGCGGCCGCCTCCACAGCGCGCAGCCCTCCCCTTCCTCCGCCCAGCGCCCGCCCCTCGGAGCCCCGGCGCCCCGGCGCCCCTCCCGCCGGCCTCGGCTCGGCTTTCCCCTTGCTTGGGGCTTCCTGCGAGCCCAATATAGCTCTGCCGAGCCACGTGGACCGCAGCGGGCTGGGTGGAGGCCGGACCGGCCTAAGAGACGCCGGAGGAGGAGGCGCGGGGACCGGATCGCCGCCCCGAGAGAGGGGCTCTGCGGGAACAGCGCGCGAGGCTAGGGAAGAACTCCCCGGAGGCCTCAAGCTCGCGGGGTCAACCCCCGGGACAAGGCGATGGGCGTGCGCCGAGAGGACGTGGCTGGCGGTGCCGAGAAGATCCCTAGTCGGGTGTGCGGTGGAGAGAGGTGGCGATCCCCCCTGCAGAGCCACCTCTTCCTCTAAGGGCGTGGGACTGGAG AAACAGACAACAGCTTGTGACCCTGGGTCCTTTGGTTTGGGATCAGGACAACCCAACAGGATGTCTTGCCTGCCCACCATGTCTGAAAGAACTGGAATCTAA
- the LOC113837448 gene encoding translation initiation factor IF-2-like isoform X4 — protein MGAASGTPSPGCNGSRRRGVRRGAAFARRLGPSGDLGAPSPAAASTARSPPLPPPSARPSEPRRPGAPPAGLGSAFPLLGASCEPNIALPSHVDRSGLGGGRTGLRDAGGGGAGTGSPPRERGSAGTAREAREELPGGLKLAGSTPGTRRWACAERTWLAVPRRSLVGCAVERGGDPPCRATSSSKGVGLEVGVAKSWWL, from the exons ATGGGAGCGGCCTCTGGAACACCTTCCCCCGGGTGTAACGGGAGTCGGAGGCGGGGCGTCCGGAGAGGGGCCGCCTTCGCCCGCCGGCTGGGACCAAGCGGCGACTTGGGCGCGCCCAGCCCCGCGGCCGCCTCCACAGCGCGCAGCCCTCCCCTTCCTCCGCCCAGCGCCCGCCCCTCGGAGCCCCGGCGCCCCGGCGCCCCTCCCGCCGGCCTCGGCTCGGCTTTCCCCTTGCTTGGGGCTTCCTGCGAGCCCAATATAGCTCTGCCGAGCCACGTGGACCGCAGCGGGCTGGGTGGAGGCCGGACCGGCCTAAGAGACGCCGGAGGAGGAGGCGCGGGGACCGGATCGCCGCCCCGAGAGAGGGGCTCTGCGGGAACAGCGCGCGAGGCTAGGGAAGAACTCCCCGGAGGCCTCAAGCTCGCGGGGTCAACCCCCGGGACAAGGCGATGGGCGTGCGCCGAGAGGACGTGGCTGGCGGTGCCGAGAAGATCCCTAGTCGGGTGTGCGGTGGAGAGAGGTGGCGATCCCCCCTGCAGAGCCACCTCTTCCTCTAAGGGCGTGGGACTGGAG GTGGGAGTGGCTAAGAGTTGGTGGCTATGA
- the LOC113837448 gene encoding translation initiation factor IF-2-like isoform X1, with amino-acid sequence MGAASGTPSPGCNGSRRRGVRRGAAFARRLGPSGDLGAPSPAAASTARSPPLPPPSARPSEPRRPGAPPAGLGSAFPLLGASCEPNIALPSHVDRSGLGGGRTGLRDAGGGGAGTGSPPRERGSAGTAREAREELPGGLKLAGSTPGTRRWACAERTWLAVPRRSLVGCAVERGGDPPCRATSSSKGVGLEDNPTGCLACPPCLKELESKRHSGSQGSSTQPSHGHG; translated from the exons ATGGGAGCGGCCTCTGGAACACCTTCCCCCGGGTGTAACGGGAGTCGGAGGCGGGGCGTCCGGAGAGGGGCCGCCTTCGCCCGCCGGCTGGGACCAAGCGGCGACTTGGGCGCGCCCAGCCCCGCGGCCGCCTCCACAGCGCGCAGCCCTCCCCTTCCTCCGCCCAGCGCCCGCCCCTCGGAGCCCCGGCGCCCCGGCGCCCCTCCCGCCGGCCTCGGCTCGGCTTTCCCCTTGCTTGGGGCTTCCTGCGAGCCCAATATAGCTCTGCCGAGCCACGTGGACCGCAGCGGGCTGGGTGGAGGCCGGACCGGCCTAAGAGACGCCGGAGGAGGAGGCGCGGGGACCGGATCGCCGCCCCGAGAGAGGGGCTCTGCGGGAACAGCGCGCGAGGCTAGGGAAGAACTCCCCGGAGGCCTCAAGCTCGCGGGGTCAACCCCCGGGACAAGGCGATGGGCGTGCGCCGAGAGGACGTGGCTGGCGGTGCCGAGAAGATCCCTAGTCGGGTGTGCGGTGGAGAGAGGTGGCGATCCCCCCTGCAGAGCCACCTCTTCCTCTAAGGGCGTGGGACTGGAG GACAACCCAACAGGATGTCTTGCCTGCCCACCATGTCTGAAAGAACTGGAATCTAAGAGACACTCAGGTAGCCAAGGATCCTCCACTCAGCCTAGCCATGGCCATGGATGA
- the LOC113837448 gene encoding translation initiation factor IF-2-like isoform X3 has product MGAASGTPSPGCNGSRRRGVRRGAAFARRLGPSGDLGAPSPAAASTARSPPLPPPSARPSEPRRPGAPPAGLGSAFPLLGASCEPNIALPSHVDRSGLGGGRTGLRDAGGGGAGTGSPPRERGSAGTAREAREELPGGLKLAGSTPGTRRWACAERTWLAVPRRSLVGCAVERGGDPPCRATSSSKGVGLESKQARGNNWI; this is encoded by the exons ATGGGAGCGGCCTCTGGAACACCTTCCCCCGGGTGTAACGGGAGTCGGAGGCGGGGCGTCCGGAGAGGGGCCGCCTTCGCCCGCCGGCTGGGACCAAGCGGCGACTTGGGCGCGCCCAGCCCCGCGGCCGCCTCCACAGCGCGCAGCCCTCCCCTTCCTCCGCCCAGCGCCCGCCCCTCGGAGCCCCGGCGCCCCGGCGCCCCTCCCGCCGGCCTCGGCTCGGCTTTCCCCTTGCTTGGGGCTTCCTGCGAGCCCAATATAGCTCTGCCGAGCCACGTGGACCGCAGCGGGCTGGGTGGAGGCCGGACCGGCCTAAGAGACGCCGGAGGAGGAGGCGCGGGGACCGGATCGCCGCCCCGAGAGAGGGGCTCTGCGGGAACAGCGCGCGAGGCTAGGGAAGAACTCCCCGGAGGCCTCAAGCTCGCGGGGTCAACCCCCGGGACAAGGCGATGGGCGTGCGCCGAGAGGACGTGGCTGGCGGTGCCGAGAAGATCCCTAGTCGGGTGTGCGGTGGAGAGAGGTGGCGATCCCCCCTGCAGAGCCACCTCTTCCTCTAAGGGCGTGGGACTGGAG TCAAAACAGGCAAGAGGAAACAACTGGATTTGA